One genomic window of Paenibacillus xylanilyticus includes the following:
- a CDS encoding class I SAM-dependent methyltransferase, producing the protein MQDIRRNNVERFKGFGTLYDQNRPAAPTEVVEILNTYLGTKPRLVADVGCGTGLSSWIWLNEAERIIGVEPSDDMRAVAEAKWEAAGKPDHLRFVSGLSHELGLPDGSVDIVTCSQSFHWMEPESTLREFARVLRPGGIFAAYDCDWPPILDWQLEQAYQQLIAEADHQASSLEAQENQAHKWSKDGHLQQISQSGLFRFAREIVFHHHETFDADRYVNLALSQGGLQTALKLGADELLTAADEFRTLATRIFDGQTRTVLFSYRMRLGII; encoded by the coding sequence ATGCAAGACATCAGACGCAACAATGTGGAACGTTTCAAAGGCTTCGGTACGTTATATGACCAGAATCGCCCGGCTGCACCCACAGAAGTCGTGGAAATTCTGAACACCTATCTCGGCACCAAACCAAGATTGGTTGCAGATGTGGGCTGCGGCACCGGGTTATCCTCATGGATCTGGCTGAATGAAGCTGAACGCATTATTGGTGTAGAACCCAGCGATGACATGAGAGCCGTGGCGGAGGCCAAATGGGAGGCTGCGGGCAAACCGGATCATCTGCGATTTGTATCAGGCTTATCTCATGAACTGGGATTGCCAGACGGCAGTGTTGATATTGTGACCTGCTCCCAATCGTTCCACTGGATGGAGCCTGAATCCACACTTCGTGAATTCGCACGTGTACTGCGACCAGGAGGCATATTTGCCGCTTATGATTGTGACTGGCCTCCTATCCTCGATTGGCAGCTGGAGCAGGCATATCAGCAGTTGATCGCGGAAGCCGATCATCAGGCCTCCAGTCTGGAAGCACAGGAAAACCAGGCTCATAAATGGAGCAAGGACGGCCATCTGCAGCAAATAAGCCAATCAGGCCTGTTCCGCTTTGCTCGTGAGATCGTATTCCATCACCATGAGACGTTTGATGCGGATCGTTACGTCAATCTGGCCCTCAGTCAGGGCGGCTTGCAGACAGCGCTTAAGCTTGGAGCAGACGAACTATTAACGGCTGCGGATGAATTCAGAACGCTCGCAACCCGGATATTTGACGGACAAACGAGAACGGTCTTGTTTTCTTACCGCATGCGTCTGGGTATCATCTGA
- a CDS encoding SMI1/KNR4 family protein — protein MNDSNILLQDRTYIEQCLDNYFNTPHQDILMSLPAKTEDEDYGVPMDMQDGTVDDEGWVRWRMLASMVTEDQIRELEQSCGLPVPVPPLYRAYLSTRYVMNVYLRFDDFVIVLPDLPSDRPLRRLQELWVAWKPLIAEGYIPLATYEDDAGPVCWDIRKPGGDHDYAVVWFDHELLVHDEWPSREQLEGWAVSLFPSFRDMLSPLASSHDS, from the coding sequence TTGAATGATTCGAACATCTTGCTGCAAGATCGGACTTACATTGAACAATGCTTGGATAACTATTTCAATACCCCTCATCAAGACATCCTGATGTCCCTTCCAGCCAAAACAGAGGATGAGGATTACGGCGTGCCTATGGATATGCAGGATGGTACAGTAGATGACGAAGGCTGGGTTCGTTGGAGAATGCTCGCTTCTATGGTGACGGAGGATCAGATACGCGAGCTGGAGCAGTCCTGTGGATTGCCCGTTCCCGTCCCGCCGCTATATCGTGCATATCTGAGCACAAGATACGTCATGAATGTCTATCTGCGTTTCGATGACTTTGTCATAGTTCTGCCGGATCTACCCTCCGATCGTCCATTACGTCGCTTACAGGAGTTATGGGTAGCCTGGAAACCACTAATCGCCGAAGGGTACATTCCACTCGCTACATACGAAGATGACGCCGGACCGGTATGCTGGGACATTCGCAAACCGGGTGGTGACCATGATTATGCTGTCGTTTGGTTCGATCATGAACTGCTGGTGCACGATGAATGGCCTAGTCGCGAACAGCTTGAAGGCTGGGCTGTATCTCTATTCCCATCATTCCGGGATATGCTCAGCCCACTTGCGTCCAGCCACGATTCATAA